TCACGTCCGGGAGGACGACGCAGCAACAGTGATACCTCACGGTATGCAACCGCTTGCTTTGAAAGGTCATCAAAGACTATCAAAGCCGGACGACCTGTGTCGCGGAAGTATTCACCAATGGCTGCACCAGCAAACGGAGCGTAGAATTGCATAGGGGCAGGGTCCGACGCATTGGCCGCAACCACAGTGGTGTATTTCATTGCACCGGCTTCTTCCAGTACCTTTACAATTTGCGCTACGGTAGAACCCTTTTGGCCTACAGCCACATAAATACAGTAAACCGGCTCTCCTGCTTCAAAGAACTCACGCTGGTTGATGATGGTGTCAATCGCAACAGTAGATTTACCCACCTGGCGGTCGCCGATAATCAACTCACGCTGTCCTCGTCCGATGGGAATCATGGCGTCAATGGCCTTGATACCGGTTTGCAGAGGCTCATCCACAGGCTTACGGTAGATTACCCCTGGAGCTTTGCGCTCGATGGGCATCTCAAAGGTTTCACCTTCGATGGGGCCTTTACCGTCAATGGGATGACCCAAGGTGTTTACTACACGACCTACAATACCCTCGCCCACGTTGATAGAGGCGATGCGGCCGGTTCGTTTTACGGTGTCGCCTTCACGAAGTCCTTTGGCGTGGCCTAGCAGTACGGCACCCACGTTGTCTTCTTCAAGGTTCATCGCAATACCGCGCAGGTCATTAGGGAACTCAATAAGCTCTCCCTGCTGCACAGAGGTAAGACCGTAGATACGTGCAATACCGTCTCCAACCTGGAGCACGGTTCCCACCTCTTCGAGTTCAGCGCTGGTTTTCAGCCCTGAGAGTTGTTCTTTGAGTATTGCGGATATTTCTGCTGGTTTAACTTCAGCCATGGCTATGTTGTTTTGTTACAATTCTGAGATATA
Above is a window of Cryomorphaceae bacterium DNA encoding:
- a CDS encoding F0F1 ATP synthase subunit alpha, encoding MAEVKPAEISAILKEQLSGLKTSAELEEVGTVLQVGDGIARIYGLTSVQQGELIEFPNDLRGIAMNLEEDNVGAVLLGHAKGLREGDTVKRTGRIASINVGEGIVGRVVNTLGHPIDGKGPIEGETFEMPIERKAPGVIYRKPVDEPLQTGIKAIDAMIPIGRGQRELIIGDRQVGKSTVAIDTIINQREFFEAGEPVYCIYVAVGQKGSTVAQIVKVLEEAGAMKYTTVVAANASDPAPMQFYAPFAGAAIGEYFRDTGRPALIVFDDLSKQAVAYREVSLLLRRPPGREAYPGDVFYLHSRLLERAAKLNDSDEIAAQMNDLPESLKGKVKGGGSLTALPIIETQAGDVSAYIPTNVISITDGQIFLEANLFNSGVRPAINVGISVSRVGGSAQIKSMKKVAGTLKLDQAQYRELEAFSKFGSDLDAATMAVLDKGSKNVEILKQKQNSPMTVENQIAIIYCGTKGLLKKVPVNKVKDFEERFLSLMESKHRNILNDLKAGKLTDEITSTLEKVAAEVASMY